Proteins encoded within one genomic window of Cryptococcus neoformans var. grubii H99 chromosome 4, complete sequence:
- a CDS encoding U6 snRNA-associated Sm-like protein LSm7, with protein MSSRGGRGGARGGGNQGGERKKRESILNLAQFVDKSIRVKFMGGREATGILKGYDQLMNLVMDDVVEEYEDGRPTRSLGLVVLRGPNIVLVSPTDGSSEIENPFQQ; from the exons ATGTCTTCAAGA GGCGGCCGAGGCGGAGCTCGCGGTGGTGGTAaccaaggaggagaacGCAAGAAGCGAGAATCAATTCTCAACTTGGCTCAGTTTGTGGACAAGAGTATCAGAGTTAAGTTTATGGGTGGACGCGAAG CTACTGGTATCTTGAAAGGCTATGACCAACTTATGAACTTGGTCATGGACGATGTAGTTGAGGAGTACGAGG ATGGCCGACCTACACGAAGCCTTGGATTAGTCGTTCTTCGTGGTCCCAATATTGTCCTTGTCAGCCCAACAGACGGATCATCAG AAATCGAAAACCCTTTCCAACAGTAA
- a CDS encoding xylulokinase, which translates to MSSPLFLGLDASTQSLKASLLSVNLDVVAECAVHFDSDLPQFGTKGGVHFGSDGQVHSPVMMLAEAMDLLFDKIKIAGWKVDDIRGVAAAGQQHASVYWSRTSSKLLASLNPSLPLSSQLAEAFSRPIIPNWQDSSTTAECQALDAAVGGPAALAQLTGSRAYERFTGAQIMRFKRVDPVAYDQTDRIGLVSNTVTTLLCLDGEVKGIDESDACGMNLWTMNRKQRGWNQELLKAIAGDDGAAELSRKLGTVETDGGRVVGHIGKWFVDRYGFNSECCVFPGTGDNPATFLSLTLRESEGLVSLGTSDVVLISTSTYHPDPEYHAFFHPAQIAPPSEQDEQNRQGAEPLRYFNMIVYKNGSLTRQHVRDLYFDGSWDKFNAAIEELRPKSVIDLPSRTAFWWLLPDIVPHGAHGIYKYITDPTAGTLFEVPAAKKVDRFPDIRQEALALLESQLFNYRSRVSSILDDSSTTYDPSSPNVDAFLPRLTKVYATGGASANRTILSLMADVLSTKVCKNVEYLDGKWKDADWNACSVGVAYKARWGWERVIAADGDERKWVGFDTVIRECREARKKIRGDEGKGLELEEEGIRIIASPGPGSRAYERRVEWWRELERKALEEQRAEKTA; encoded by the exons ATGTCGTCTCCTCTGTTCCTCGGCCTCGACGCATCCACACAATCCCTCAAAGCTTCTCTACTCTCTGTCAACCTGGATGTAGTGGCCGAATGTGCCGTCCACTTTGACTCGGACTTGCCTCAATTCGGTACAAAAGGAGGTGTACATTTTGGCTCAGATGGTCAAGTTCATTCGCCGGTAATGATGCTGGCCGAAGCGATGGATTTGCTTTTTGACAAGATCAAAATCGCCGGCTGGAAAGTTGACGATATTCGAGGAGTCGCAGCCGCCGGACAG CAACACGCTTCAGTTTATTGGTCTAGGACATCCAGTAAACTTCTTGCTTCCCTCAACCCCTCACTGCCCTTATCTTCACAACTCGCCGAGGCCTTTTCTAGACCCATTATCCCCAACTGGCAAgattcttccaccaccgccgAATGTCAGGCACTGGACGCCGCCGTTGGTGGCCCAGCTGCTCTTGCACAGCTTACTGGTTCTCGAGCATATGAGAGATTCACTGGCGCTCAAATCATGCGTTTCAAACGGGTCGATCCTGTCGCATACGATCAGACTGACCGGATCGGTCTTGTCAGTAACACGGTGACTACTTTGCTCTGCTTGGATGGCGAAGTCAAGGGGATCGACGAAAGTGATGCTTGCGGGATGAATCTGTGGACTATGAATAGAAAACAGCGAGGGTGGAATCAGGAATTGCTGAAGGCAATCGCTGGTGATGATGGAGCAGCAGAGCTTTCCAGGAAACTGGGGACAGTGGAGACGGATGGAGGTAGGGTTGTGGGGCATATAGGCAAATGGTTTGTTGATCGGTACGGGTTCAATTCGGAATGCTGTGTGTTCCCTGGCACCGGGGACAATCCAGCTACATTCTTGAGTTTGACGT TACGCGAAAGCGAAGGTCTAGTCTCTCTTGGCACTTCTGATGTTGTCCTCATTTCCACAAGCACCTACCACCCTGATCCCGAGTACCACGCATTCTTCCACCCGGCCCAGATAGCACCTCCTAGTGAGCAAGACGAACAAAACAGACAAGGAGCAGAACCTCTGAGATACTTTAATATGATCGTTTATAAGA ATGGCTCTCTTACCCGACAACACGTGCGAGACCTCTATTTTGACGGATCATGGGACAAGTTTAATGCGGCCATTGAGGAACTACGCCCCAAGTCAGTCATCGACCTTCCTTCTCGTACAGCCTTCTGGTGGCTTCTCCCAGATATTGTA CCGCATGGTGCCCATGGTATCTACAAATACATAACCGACCCTACTGCTGGGACTCTTTTCGAAGTACCAGCTGCTAAGAAAGTCGACCGATTCCCAGACATCAGGCAAGAAGCCCTTGCTTTGCTCGAATCCCAACTTTTCAATTACCGTTCCCGCGTATCCTCCATCCTTGACGACTCTTCCACCACGTACgacccttcctcccccaATGTCGATGCTTTCCTCCCTCGTCTGACCAAGGTATACGCCACAGGCGGAGCCAGCGCTAACCGTACTATCTTGAGTTTGATGGCGGATGTATTATCGACAAAGGTGTGTAAGAATGTAGAGTATCTTGatgggaaatggaaagatgCGGATTGGAATGCCTGTAGTGTCGGAGTGGCGTACAAGGCTcgttggggatgggagCGAGTGATAGCAGCTGATGGGGATGAGAGGAAGTGGGTTGGGTTTGATACGGTAATCAGGGAATGTAGAGAGGCGAGAAAGAAAATTCGAGGTGATGAAGGGAAGGGTTTGgaattggaagaggagggtaTCAGGATTATAGCCAGTCCAGGCCCTGGGTCAAGGGCGTATGAGAGAAGGGTTGAATGGTGGAGAGAGCTGGAACGCAAAGCGTTGGAGGAACAGCGAGCTGAAAAGACCGCGTGA